The Leishmania infantum JPCM5 genome chromosome 26 DNA window GTCAACAACGGCTGCTTTTCCGCCCTCTGTATGTTCTACGAGAAGGTTACGTTCAAGAAGACGTCGCCTCTCAACACGAGCCAACAGCAGCTGGCGTACGATCTGGAGCAGCGCTTCAATGGTCCGGCGCCGATCTCCGGCATGGGCATAAAGCAGATTCTGGCAGACTACTACAACGCCGACGGCACGCTTGACGAGGAGTTCAGTGACGAGGTGAAAGCGCACATGGATTACCGCAAGGCATTCATCACGATTCCGCCTCTCCGAGAGGACTACGACGACGTGGCTGTGCGCGGCCCCTTTGAGCAGCACGCCGAGGATGAAGGCGAGGCGctgagcgcggcggtgccgatgAGCATCATGGCGTCGTCGGTGGGGGGCAACCGGtacaaggaggaggatgagtCTGCCGGCGCGACACAGATGAGTATAGGTCTTACTGACACGGGGAACGCTGCACACGATatgacggagtcggcgccagcgacggAGGTGTACGGCCGCAGCATAAATGGGACCGACAATGCACAGCCTGCTGTagatgccgccgctcctgccGCTCCTACCGTTTCTGCTCCCGCTGAGGTGAGGCGGCCCGGGGCCCCCAGCTCGGACGCGGGCAGCTTTTCCAAGTCGTCCGAAATGTCTAGGATGGATTAGTTGTGAACCAAGCTcggctctgctgccgccgcagctgaagCTGAGGTGTGGGCTGTTTCGTGCGGGGCTGCCGAGAATGGGGTGGCGCCTGCCTACTCCAGCACCAAGGCATCTTCTGCCGTAACCTTGTCTACGTCGTCGTCCGCGTCAGGGAAGTTTTTCAAAGTGGCTACGATGAGAGCCACACCGTAGGAAAACGTTTCGGGCGAACTCTAGCCATCGCACGGAGACCTaagaaaggaaagcaagAAACAGCAGCGCTCGAGAGACTACAGTAGTGCGGACGGCCATCGGCTGTACGAGTGACCAGTGTGCGCGAAGGAAAGCCAGTTTTGATGCCTCATGGCGGATTCGCTTTTCCGTGTGATTGGTTGTGCCTGTTTCGAGGGATGATCTGCGTGTTTATGACGGCTTGTCTGTCTCTGCCcatgcgcgccgtcgtctctctctctctatctgtCTGCCTGTATtggtgtgcatgcgcatgcgtgtgcgtgtcgtcGTTTTCGTTGTCTtgtctgtttttttttctttttggtagtttctccctctctcctgtATCGGTGATTTCACTTCTCTCGTCTCTTTAGCCCCTTTTCGTCTCATCGATGCCTCGCGTGAGCCTTCGtcgctctccttttctttttgtttgttgttTGCCCATCTCCTACGGTCGGTGCTGTGTCTGGTgtcttctcctcccctcctgctTGTGGCGAACCCACCCCACGCGCcacaggaaagagagagggacacacacacacacacacacacacacacacagcaccgCTGAACGACTGACGGAGCCCTGTATTAGCACATTTTGGACTCCCTTTCTTGCcgctttcctctcctccacaTGCACCTGTCTTTTGtgtgcttttctttcttgttTCCCGGACTTTAGAGGGCAACTTTCACTTTGTCGATGAGAGCACACCGACACTCgtggccgtcgtcgtccgTCTTTTGGTGGTGTTGCCGTCGTGACGGTCATGGCTAGGCCCCTCTTtcgcctcttccctccctaCACGTCTCCTTCTACCTGTGCCCGTGtacgtgcctgtgtgcgaAACCACGTTTCTATTTTGATTGTTGCTCAAGTGGCGTCCCCCCTCTGATAATGCTAGCCATCTCACCGTGCTATCGAGGCCCAGCGCACGCTCTGTGGGGGAGGCCAAGAGACTGCAGCCTGCCCTCGGGTATTGGTTACGGACTCTTGGTGCCGGCGGACAGGTCTGGACTGGCGCTGTGCCAAAGAGAACTGCGACCATGATCGAGTTTGTGCCATCTCACTCCGAGCTGTGCCGACAATCCAACAGATGTACGTGTCCACGTAGCGATATGATCTTGCAAGCAATGCTCTGATGGCGCACACCTCACCCGCGCAGCATGTAGCTTCCCCCATCGGATGCCCATCGCTACCCCTCTATGCCCCCGCTCAGATCGACAAGCTATGAATTCTTTGTGCGCAGGTACACGTCTATCCACTGGCCCCTTTCGCTTGGGCACGCCCGCGCTTGTCAGAGGCGTGCGGATGCAGGAGAGGGTGgtatgccccccccctcctccccgcttCCGCAGACTCATAGCAGCGTCccgcctgccgcggcacatgcgggcAAGCCATCCCGACACGCCCCCGAGGCAACGAAGGAAATGACAGATGCAGGCAGCGAGCCTCCCCTTACGACAACACCACCGTCCTGGAACAGGCCCCGGGATGCAGAAGTGTGAGCACTGTGCGCAGAGGCTGCCATCCACAGCTGTAACGGTGTGCCACATCCGGCCACGGCATTCGGAGGGCAGAAGAGCGCGGACGATGGAAAAGGCGGGAAGCGATGCACACTGACCAATCTCATAGTGAGCGTGTGCGAGGCATGCGGCATCTCCTACATCCGACCAGTCAGCACTGATGGGGCACAGATGCGGGAAGCATGACTAGAGCTTCCCCGAGTAGCACCAtcgagtcctccagactcCAGCGCTGAGAGTCTCCACGTCATACTGCGACATGCCACGGCTTGAagcaacaaaaagagagacaTGAAACACAGACAGGGTGTAAAGGGTCTCAGAGGGTCCTGGCGTGAGGCTGACCGACTTCCTCCCtgagctcatccggcatgcaccTGGACCACGCCCTGCTGTCTGCACGATGGGACACCACCGTCTCCGCCGTCGAGCCGGACCCTGAAGGCGTCCCGCCTGGACCGCGGCATTCAGTTCACCCGGGTCTTTGTGTGGCGCCGATCATGCGGCACGCATCGGAAAAAGGAACGAGGAAGGACTACAGGAGTCCGTACGACACATGGCCCGATTCGAAGGCAGACGGTTCGTCCTAGACGACCCGGATGTAGCAGTAGGGGAGCGCCGGCAGATGAGCTGTGGCTGTATGCGTCTATTAACTGGCGAGCTCGTGGGAGAATGACACGCTCGAGGAAACACAGATATTTAAacgtgtatgtatatatcGAGTAGCATCCCGTTCCCACCTTTTGCCCGCCGTTTCGCAATGAGTTGAAAGAGATTGCCATCCTCATCACCAGAatgcctcccccctccctctctctcgctcgctgttGTACTACGCGTTGTTTGTCTGCTGttctttttctgtgtgtgtgcgtgggtgggtgggtgcctGTCACCTCTCTCTACATTGTTCGCCGTACATCCGAGtctgcgcatgcgtgctgTATGATGAGGCGCAGGCCATGTTTTCACTACATTGTCGTCCTCGTCCCTCCCCTTCCATTCTCTAAGTCCGTCTGTAGGAGGGAATGCCTTTGTGTTGgcgcgcagcaacagcgtgGACACAGCCCACAGGGTGTGATGGCAGGGGCCGCGGGCGATAGTAACATTTTCTGTTGATGTTCTTCCTTGCGGTACATGAAAGGCGTATTTACTTATataggtgcgtgtgtgtgtgtctttctttgtttctcttcctgtgtgtgcgtttccATTCCTGTACCACCGGTCACTAAgacctcccctcccctctcttctcttttcagtgtgtgtgtgtggtgttgctggtggggggaggcgaCTTTTTCTGTCGGCATCTCTCTCTATTATTTATTTTCTTAtgcctgtctctctttctctgtgcgtgcgtgtgcgtgtgtatgtgtatgtgcgtctctttctctctaaACTTCCTGCACCCCTCATTTTTCAACCTTCACTGGCTCCACGCGCCgaacagaaagaaaaaagaatTTATGGGCTGCCCgtgcttctctttcgctCACCGTGCCGCCAACCGCGCGCGCCTCAGCAATAAGCGACCTCGACGCGACGCACTGGGAGGAGTTCgcgagggaaagggagaggagagagagcacaagGACGCAAGTTCCCCTATTTGTTTGTGTGACCATCCTGGGCCCCtaactctctctcttgccccctcccctcgcaaGTGCCTGtcttctccccctcgccttcccctccccttgaATGTGAGGTGTGTCGAGAGGGTTGCGCACGATGAGCATATGGATTGTGTGTCGTTTTGGTTGCTCTCTTCTTTGCGGTTTCCTGTGGCTGATGCGTTGCTGTTTTTTTGGTGTAGTTTGTTTGTGTCCCCATTTCGCCGTCGGGGTGCGCCCCTTCTCGAGGTTGTTTGGCAAACACGCATACGGCACGCACGTACGTACGTACACGCATAGTTTTGTACTCAACGCTGTCAATCGCTACAGCGTCGACCTCTCCACACACCCGACTGCCGTGCGCGCAACGTGTAATCTCAGCAGAATAGAAGCGTTCCCCCACCTCCTTCCTTGTGTAAGTATGAGTGTTGCCAGTATATAAAAATCCATGCATATTGTAAATATGTATAGGTAGGTATATacgcgtgtgtatgcatatgcatatgcatatgcatgtatatatatgtgtgtgaTGATtagctctccctctttttgtttgtttgaGTGATCCTCTTCTGTttgcaacacacacacacacacacacacacacacacgctgcgAAGCCGTGAGCCCCAAACAAATTTCTTCGGTTTGATatccttccctctctcctccctccccccttgaaaaaaaaaacaaaggaaaatTTAGGCcgacaaaaaaaggaaaccGGGCGAATAAAAGGCCCACACGCGTTCCGGAGCGTTGTAGATCAGCAGCACACTATGCGCACATGtacttctcttttttttttgtaaaGTTGCGTTGCCCGTTGGcaggagaagaagagggcCAGTGCGGCTCACGGGgtgagaggggggggcgaggaaaaggcggagccttctccctcctcctcgtggtGACATCGACGAGATGAGCAAGAGAGGATGTCACGAAAGGTTGTGCtgggagaagggggtgggattcagggaggagaggggaaggtCCAGACTTTGGTTCTCCTGCCTTGATGACCGAACGCAATTGCCATCACCTGTGTGGGCTTTGGAGGCACTTCTCCAACGCTCCTCCCCTCACGCCCCGCTCCGCTGCCAGAGACTTTGACGGCTTTATCCCCGTCCCTCACTCTCGCTAGGCCACCGCGCCAGCTTCGATGGGCACCTTCCACCCATTAcatccccctcctcgtcacCGAGGCGCAAGTGAGGAGGTATACATGAGCAAACACTAAACAAAAGAAGAGAAGATGCATTCTTGCTCGTCTCGGTGCTCGTGTCGTCGCCAGCTGTGCAGTTTATCGCGCTCCAGTTCTATCCTTCTATCCCTTTGTCGGCTCTGTTTTCTGTTGGTGtcttcgcgtgtgtgcacatgaGCCACCGCATCAAAGAAGTGTTCGGGGTGGTGGGGGGTGACTCACGCCACGGCGCCTCCTTTCCAAGGttttggctgctgctgctgcagcaacagctgcggctcgctctctccctttctttgtCACGGCGCTGGGTGGCCATAATTCGCTTCCTCCACTTCGCCCATCATCACGGAAACGTACGACAACTAACAAGCAGATAAACAACGAATAAAGCGCACACGATTACCGTCATTACCCGCCATCATCGCTGCCACTACCTCATAGGCAAAGCCGAGCACAGCACTCTCGAAGGAGCAGACTAGGTCACATGCTCACTCGACGACTTATaacgcagcgccgccttcgcaAGGCGTGCCGTGGGGGGCTCGACGGGCTCGCCGGCGCACCTGTTGCTTCGTGTAGCTCTTTGCAATGGTACAGCACCGGCGCCTGCGCTCGCTCCCCACACAACAAAGGTGCCGGCTTCCCCACCACTGCTCTCCGGTGTGTCTTGAGTCACTACGACGCGTGCCGTGCCCCCATCGTGACCGCTTCGCCGATACGATCGAGTGCGACCTTCAGTTGCGCCTTGTCTGGGAGCTGGCGGCACGCCTCCAACACcgcccgcagcggcggcaaagacATGGACATCGTGGATCAGGAGAAGCCGATTCACATCCGTGTTGCGGAGCAGAGGGATAGCCAAATCTACACGTACAGCGAGTACGTTGAGAAGCACGAGTTGGAGGAGCGAGCGGGGCGGACGATAAGCGAGGCCGTGGATGAGATGCGCGACAACCCCGTGTGGATGCTGTGGGCGCTGGGATTTCTGACGCTCGGTGTCGTGACCGTCGTCATATCGATTCGGATACGCCGGGAACAGATGCGCTTTGACCCAAAACTGCGCGCGGTGAAATCCTTCGACAGCCCAGAGGGGCCCAGCATCGGTGGGCCGTTCAGCTTGGTGGACGTCAAGACGGGAAAGCGTGTCACGGATGTGGACATGAAGGGCAAGTGGCTGTACATATACTTTGGGTTCACGAACTGCCCTGACGTGTGCCCGGAGGAGATGGCGAAGATGGCCCGCGTCATCAAGCACCTCGACAAGAAGGTCGGAAAAGACTACTGGCAGCCCATCTTTATCTCCCTCGACCCGAAGCGCGACACGCCGGCGAAGATACGAGAGTACTTGAGCGACTTCTCTCCACGCATCATGGGCCTGGTGGGGACGCAGGCCGAggtcgaggcggcggcccggCAGTACCGCGTCTACTTCGCCATCCCAGATGAGGAGGCCATGTCCGAGGACGACTACCTGGTGGACCATTCCATCATCATGTACCTCATCGACCCCGAGGGGCGCTTCTCCGACTACACCACGAAGGAGTTCCAGTGGTTTGAGAGCTACAgcaagctgctgcgccgcatgaTGGACTACGAGCGGCATAAAGCGAcagtggagcagcagcgtgcgcagcgcggtgAGGCCCCGCTGACAGATGGAGAGGCACCTGCCAACTTGGAGATTGCGAATTTGGCGTCGATGCTCGACAACGCCGAAGCcaaggcgatggaggaggaggcgctgcatcATCAGCCGAAGGGTTTGTCGTCGCTTCGATCATGAGCCCATCAAGCACGTCAGCaactcccccctccccccaaaagGAAGAGGGCAAACCTTTGCTAAGCTGGCAGACAAATCTACACAAACGTGGTGCGTTGATGCGGATGAGACGAATCAAATTGAGTGCCCTCAAAGATGCACTGCGCGCCATTCGCACGTGCgcttgttgtgtgtgtgccgtgtCAGAGGTGGATGCGTTGCCGTCATCTCATCGCACGTGATGACGAAaaccaaaaacaaaaagcgcacacacagagagaggcgggcaAAGGgacgcatgcgcgtgtggcCGTCGTGTTCTTCGGTGcacacgtctctctcttgatgagcgcatgtgtgtgtgtgtgtgtgtgtgccggagGGCGAGTGTGGGCATAGGtcttctccccccctctcccaccgtGGTTCATCTCACCTCTTCTTCATCCCAACAGTTAGActccctcttcgtctccGTTCTACCCTCTTTGTGGatcattttctttttttttgctgtctTGCCTCGCTCTCCACTTCCAGTGTGCCGATTGCGCTCCCACACTCGTTCGCTCTACTTTGTGACgtttcctctccccctcaccgcccccctccaaacacacacacacacacaccctttccctttttcttctggCAGCaacacgctgccgctctgtTCGTTCAACAGGTCTCTCCACACATCGTACCGCCACTTCTAATACTCATCATACTCTTTCCATCATTGCTAACGCTTCGGTTCCGTCTCTGTTCCTCCACTCCTTTGCATACCCCACGAACACCACATAACGATGTCCCGCCGTGAGAGCTGTATCTGGCACCCGATGCccgaggaggtgcgccgtTCCTCCGTCCAGTCGCGCCGCGCGTCGCTGGCAGCCGGTCGTCGCAAGAGCTTGAACGTGAGCGGGCCTGACTGGGACGTGGAGGCCCCGCCGACCCCGTACTACGGCGACTACAGCGCGCGTGGgaacgcggcggaggcgcacacctcgcgcgaggccgctgcgccactggCGGAGCCCTCCAAGAAGTTGCAGCAGGCCGATGAGGCGGCTTGCGGGGAGGCGTCGCCGGGCACGGTTGTGGTTTCGTCGAAGCCGATGGAAGACGAGGCGGCCTTCCGCATAAGTCGCACTCGCCACACGGTGCGCTTCCATGGCGAAAAGTGGGCGAAGGTGCTTCGCAAGCGCCACGCCGAGATCGCGGCATGCTTCATGGAGGACATCAAGGACGGCGCGTCTGTCATGGCCGATGAGGCGAAGCGGCTCAAGATCAGAATGAGCGACTGTATGGAGGTGACGTTCGTCACGtacagcggcagccgtgcaCGCCAAAAAGCGATCCACCTGGCGCTCCAGAATTACAGCTTCCCCAAGACTTGCCAGCGGTACACGAGCTTTGAGGCGTGAGGTGCAGgcaggcggccgcgcgcacaagcgcacacgcgcacgcacttTTATCCCCGTTGTGCTTgcgctcctctctcgctcgcttcTTCCCCCCCCGGTCTCGCCACACGCCCGCAACGGGGCGATGGAAAGAgaggggcgagagggagggagagagacacgcaagAAGAGGCTCACACCTGGCCCACCGCAACACATGACCACGTGAGTGCCCGGCGGTAATTTCAGCTACCCCACCCACCTACCCGCTGACACACCAAAGG harbors:
- a CDS encoding putative electon transport protein SCO1/SCO2, translating into MLTRRLITQRRLRKACRGGLDGLAGAPVASCSSLQWYSTGACARSPHNKGAGFPTTALRCVLSHYDACRAPIVTASPIRSSATFSCALSGSWRHASNTARSGGKDMDIVDQEKPIHIRVAEQRDSQIYTYSEYVEKHELEERAGRTISEAVDEMRDNPVWMLWALGFLTLGVVTVVISIRIRREQMRFDPKLRAVKSFDSPEGPSIGGPFSLVDVKTGKRVTDVDMKGKWLYIYFGFTNCPDVCPEEMAKMARVIKHLDKKVGKDYWQPIFISLDPKRDTPAKIREYLSDFSPRIMGLVGTQAEVEAAARQYRVYFAIPDEEAMSEDDYLVDHSIIMYLIDPEGRFSDYTTKEFQWFESYSKLLRRMMDYERHKATVEQQRAQRGEAPLTDGEAPANLEIANLASMLDNAEAKAMEEEALHHQPKGLSSLRS